The proteins below come from a single Halostagnicola larsenii XH-48 genomic window:
- a CDS encoding Lrp/AsnC family transcriptional regulator, whose protein sequence is MSEREVLELLRENARYTTADIARMTDLEESAVEATIESLEEAGVIRGYQPVVDWDELEDERVRAEVELNVMLDRETGYGDIAERLARFPQVTALRLVSGDYDFDMEVEGDSIREVSQFISEKVAPVPEITQTVTHYVMTSYKENGIELGDGDDDDRLSVSP, encoded by the coding sequence ATGAGCGAACGCGAGGTTCTCGAGTTGCTCCGTGAGAACGCGCGGTACACCACTGCGGATATCGCGCGAATGACCGACCTCGAGGAGTCGGCGGTCGAGGCGACGATCGAATCGCTCGAGGAGGCGGGCGTGATTCGCGGCTACCAGCCCGTCGTCGACTGGGACGAACTCGAGGACGAACGGGTCCGCGCGGAAGTCGAGTTGAACGTCATGCTCGACCGGGAGACGGGCTACGGCGACATCGCGGAACGCCTCGCACGATTCCCGCAGGTGACGGCCCTGCGACTGGTCAGCGGCGACTACGACTTCGACATGGAAGTCGAGGGCGACTCGATCCGCGAGGTATCCCAGTTCATCAGCGAAAAGGTCGCGCCCGTCCCCGAGATCACCCAGACGGTCACCCACTACGTGATGACCTCCTACAAGGAAAACGGGATCGAACTCGGCGACGGCGACGACGACGACAGGCTGTCAGTGTCCCCATGA
- a CDS encoding pyridoxal phosphate-dependent aminotransferase, with the protein MTIDLSERVESVGPSGIRRFFEIAEERDDVISLGVGEPDFSTPWAARDAAIASLEQGKTSYTANRGKRELRESISEYVGDRFDLEYGADEEILVTAGASEAVDLAFRAIVDPGDTVAIAQPSYISYEPGVIFAGGEVLPVPTREEDDFRLTVSQLEQAGAADADVLVICYPNNPTGAIMTRDDLEPVAAFAREHDLTVLADEIYAELTYDEDHTSIATLEGMRERTIVFNGFSKAHAMTGLRLGYALGPAETIGAMNRIHQYTMLSAPTTPQYAALEALDTCADDVQEMVEQYDRRRRFVLSRFREIGMPCFEAKGAFYVFPEVPSGWSSEEFAETLLEEQGVAAVPGDVFGDGASGHLRVSYATGLEDLKEALNRIEAFLEEHEPIASSADS; encoded by the coding sequence ATGACGATCGACCTATCCGAACGCGTCGAGTCGGTCGGCCCCTCGGGGATCCGCCGCTTTTTCGAGATCGCCGAGGAGCGCGACGACGTCATCTCGCTCGGCGTCGGCGAACCGGACTTTTCGACCCCGTGGGCCGCCCGGGACGCAGCGATCGCCTCCCTCGAGCAGGGAAAGACCTCCTACACCGCAAACCGCGGGAAGCGCGAGCTTCGCGAATCCATCTCGGAATACGTCGGCGACCGCTTCGACCTCGAGTACGGCGCCGACGAAGAGATACTCGTCACGGCGGGGGCCAGCGAGGCCGTCGATCTGGCGTTTCGGGCCATCGTCGACCCCGGCGATACGGTCGCGATCGCCCAGCCGTCGTACATCTCCTACGAACCCGGCGTGATCTTCGCCGGCGGCGAGGTGCTCCCGGTGCCGACCCGCGAGGAAGACGACTTCCGGCTCACCGTTTCCCAACTCGAGCAGGCCGGGGCGGCCGACGCGGACGTGCTCGTCATCTGCTATCCCAACAACCCAACCGGGGCGATCATGACGCGCGACGACCTCGAGCCGGTCGCGGCCTTCGCACGGGAACACGACCTGACGGTGCTGGCCGACGAGATCTATGCGGAGTTGACCTACGACGAAGACCACACCTCGATCGCCACTCTCGAGGGGATGCGCGAGCGAACTATCGTCTTCAACGGGTTCTCGAAGGCCCACGCGATGACGGGGCTTCGATTGGGCTACGCGCTCGGCCCGGCCGAGACGATCGGTGCGATGAATCGGATCCACCAGTACACGATGCTTTCGGCGCCGACGACGCCCCAGTACGCCGCCCTCGAGGCGCTCGACACCTGCGCGGACGACGTGCAGGAGATGGTCGAGCAGTACGACCGACGGCGACGATTCGTCCTCTCGCGCTTTCGCGAGATCGGCATGCCCTGTTTCGAGGCCAAAGGTGCGTTCTACGTCTTCCCCGAGGTACCGTCGGGCTGGAGTTCGGAAGAGTTCGCCGAGACGCTGCTCGAGGAACAGGGCGTCGCGGCCGTCCCGGGCGACGTGTTCGGCGACGGCGCTTCGGGCCACCTCCGGGTGTCGTACGCGACGGGACTCGAGGACCTCAAGGAGGCGCTGAACCGAATCGAGGCGTTCCTCGAGGAACACGAGCCGATTGCGAGCAGCGCTGATTCGTAG
- a CDS encoding GNAT family N-acetyltransferase, with the protein MVEYRPLPDEGMRTFFEYTNYAFAPQTGPVAYDPDEHETPRLRLGSPRGLYEDGDRDAEPRVVCRQYWLEATVRGDSHPVAGLASVASPPESRRKGMVRTLLERSLEEYRDRDRILSVLWPFQYEFYRKYGWETANNRVRYACPPDALAFATAAVDDPEFVAVSSDSYDVLDDVYQRHASEYALSIERTEAWWRHRVLSNDGPDPFVYVLERNGSPAGYLVYTIDGEEQGSRTMSVQELAADEHDDYLSLLSFCHTHDSQVDTVELPGPTDSSLLDLTPNPEAVECTVETGPMVRIVDVESALSAVAYPGAGASERPCRLTLSVTDPLVEWNDGTFALEVSGGAATCERTAGEANVELDIGALSQLLVGSRSAADLERVGRLQTESASELEVLESLFPETEVYLREHF; encoded by the coding sequence ATGGTCGAGTATCGTCCCCTGCCGGACGAAGGGATGCGGACCTTTTTCGAGTACACGAACTACGCGTTCGCCCCGCAAACGGGACCGGTAGCGTACGATCCGGACGAGCACGAGACGCCGCGATTGCGCCTCGGATCGCCGCGTGGCCTCTACGAGGACGGCGACCGCGACGCGGAACCGCGCGTCGTCTGTCGGCAGTACTGGCTCGAGGCGACCGTCCGCGGCGACTCCCACCCAGTTGCTGGACTTGCATCGGTCGCGTCGCCGCCGGAATCGCGTCGAAAGGGCATGGTCCGGACGCTGCTTGAGCGCTCGCTCGAGGAGTACCGCGACCGGGATCGGATTCTATCGGTTCTCTGGCCGTTTCAGTACGAGTTCTATCGGAAGTACGGCTGGGAGACAGCCAACAACCGCGTGCGCTATGCGTGTCCCCCGGACGCGCTCGCGTTCGCGACTGCGGCGGTCGACGACCCGGAGTTCGTCGCCGTCAGTTCCGACTCGTACGACGTACTCGATGACGTATACCAGCGACACGCGAGCGAGTACGCCCTCTCGATCGAACGTACCGAGGCGTGGTGGCGACACCGCGTGCTCTCGAACGACGGTCCGGATCCGTTCGTCTACGTCCTCGAGCGAAACGGCTCACCCGCCGGATACCTCGTGTACACCATCGACGGTGAGGAGCAAGGCTCTCGAACGATGTCCGTGCAGGAACTCGCTGCCGACGAACACGACGACTATCTCTCCCTGCTCTCGTTCTGTCACACGCACGATTCGCAAGTCGATACCGTCGAACTCCCCGGACCGACCGATTCGTCGCTGCTCGATCTGACGCCGAACCCGGAGGCGGTCGAGTGTACCGTCGAAACCGGTCCGATGGTCCGGATCGTCGACGTCGAATCGGCGCTTTCGGCGGTCGCGTATCCGGGTGCGGGCGCGTCCGAACGACCCTGTCGACTGACGCTCTCCGTCACGGACCCGCTCGTCGAGTGGAACGACGGGACCTTCGCTCTCGAGGTATCGGGCGGAGCGGCGACCTGCGAACGAACTGCCGGCGAGGCGAATGTCGAACTCGACATTGGCGCGCTCTCGCAATTGCTGGTCGGAAGCCGTTCGGCAGCCGACCTCGAGCGGGTCGGGCGACTCCAAACGGAATCTGCGAGCGAACTCGAGGTACTCGAGTCGCTCTTTCCCGAAACCGAAGTCTATCTCCGAGAGCACTTCTGA
- a CDS encoding ABC transporter permease has translation MLYTAVVLAVVAVACLWLFGPVDASSISMALRLTVPIGFAALGGIFSEKAGIINIGLEGLLIVGAFSAVASMYALSLTPIGANVWLAFGFAIVASAVVALLFAIACIEFKADQVIAGLAIWLIALGFAPFASTIVWGQVNSPSVDGFDEWAIPGLADLPVFGDIFVMAPPVMLLVAAGPLTWYVLNRTRFGLWIEASGEDPKALDTAGVDVQLVRYVGTVLSGVYCGIGGAALALNAGTFVGGGETMVNGRGFIGLTAYLIGNYNPIGAFLASFLFGGLETLQLGIQQTSDIPIPSRLIGVLPYVIVLVVLVFVGKTQMPSSAGDHYESDD, from the coding sequence ATGCTGTACACCGCGGTTGTCTTGGCCGTCGTGGCCGTGGCCTGTCTCTGGCTGTTCGGTCCAGTGGACGCGTCGTCGATATCGATGGCATTACGGCTTACGGTCCCTATCGGATTCGCCGCACTGGGCGGGATATTCTCCGAAAAGGCGGGCATCATCAACATCGGCCTCGAGGGACTGCTCATTGTCGGCGCGTTCAGCGCGGTCGCGAGCATGTACGCGCTGTCGCTGACGCCGATCGGCGCAAACGTCTGGCTGGCGTTCGGGTTCGCGATCGTCGCCAGCGCGGTGGTCGCTCTCCTGTTCGCGATCGCCTGTATCGAATTCAAGGCCGATCAGGTGATCGCGGGACTCGCGATCTGGCTGATTGCGCTCGGATTCGCCCCGTTCGCGAGCACCATCGTCTGGGGTCAGGTGAACAGTCCCAGCGTCGACGGGTTCGACGAGTGGGCGATTCCAGGTCTCGCAGATCTCCCCGTTTTCGGAGACATATTCGTGATGGCGCCACCCGTCATGTTGCTCGTCGCCGCGGGCCCGCTCACGTGGTACGTTCTCAACCGAACGAGGTTCGGGCTGTGGATCGAGGCGAGCGGCGAAGACCCGAAAGCGCTCGATACGGCGGGCGTCGACGTTCAGCTGGTTCGGTACGTTGGAACCGTTCTCTCCGGCGTGTACTGTGGGATCGGCGGCGCTGCGTTGGCCCTCAATGCCGGTACATTCGTCGGTGGAGGCGAAACGATGGTGAACGGACGCGGATTCATCGGCCTCACCGCGTACCTGATCGGCAACTACAATCCGATCGGCGCCTTCCTCGCCTCGTTTCTGTTTGGCGGTCTCGAGACGCTCCAGCTCGGAATTCAGCAGACCTCCGACATCCCCATTCCCTCGAGATTGATCGGAGTGCTCCCCTACGTGATCGTACTCGTCGTGCTCGTCTTCGTCGGAAAGACCCAGATGCCCTCGTCAGCCGGAGACCACTACGAGTCAGACGACTGA
- a CDS encoding ABC transporter permease — translation MSGLRSRLAGTLDRLVDASPLERLIISVASLIFALVLGAVLIFVSGFVATCDSPVVFVPGVGYGCYNPIEVYLTMLQGAFGSPVSLGQTLQETTLLLFTGLSVAVAFRAGLFNIGTQGQMVLGGLATALTVLWISQFVPNNAIGTIIVIPSGIAAGAVVGGFWGMIPGVMKAYADAHEVITTIMLNFIATAIAFYLVNNHVGDLSSDSVLTETIPAVAQFPTSIDSSRFSLFALGGGLLVAIGITLLYTQTVLGYELRTSGLQEAAAEYSGVNAERNIVTSMTLSGALGGVAGAIYVMMVQYRWQSGIPSFGFDGIAVSILAGNNPIGIIPTSLLFGALKSGSLAINFSLGVPTELVEVIQGLIILFIAMPEFFRLIGKRSGFGSDTPATSGGEQA, via the coding sequence ATGAGCGGGCTTCGAAGTCGGCTCGCCGGTACTCTCGATCGACTCGTCGACGCGTCGCCGCTCGAGCGCCTCATCATCAGTGTCGCGTCGCTGATTTTCGCGCTCGTACTCGGCGCAGTGTTGATCTTCGTCTCCGGATTCGTCGCCACCTGTGACAGTCCCGTCGTCTTCGTTCCGGGGGTCGGATACGGCTGTTACAATCCGATCGAGGTGTATTTGACGATGTTGCAGGGCGCGTTCGGCTCTCCGGTCAGCCTCGGACAGACCTTACAGGAGACGACGCTGCTGTTGTTTACCGGCCTCTCGGTCGCCGTGGCGTTCCGGGCCGGGTTGTTCAACATCGGGACCCAGGGACAGATGGTGCTCGGTGGGTTGGCGACTGCCCTGACCGTTCTCTGGATCAGTCAGTTCGTTCCTAACAACGCCATCGGAACGATTATCGTGATTCCGTCCGGAATCGCCGCTGGCGCGGTAGTCGGCGGGTTCTGGGGTATGATTCCCGGCGTGATGAAAGCCTACGCGGACGCACACGAGGTGATCACGACGATCATGCTCAACTTCATCGCAACCGCCATCGCGTTCTATCTCGTCAACAACCACGTCGGTGACCTCTCGTCCGACTCGGTCCTGACCGAGACGATTCCAGCAGTTGCACAGTTCCCGACGTCCATCGACAGCTCGCGCTTTTCGCTGTTTGCCCTCGGCGGCGGACTCCTGGTCGCGATCGGGATCACGCTCCTGTACACGCAGACCGTGTTGGGCTATGAACTACGTACGAGCGGCCTGCAGGAGGCTGCAGCCGAATACAGCGGGGTCAACGCTGAGAGAAACATCGTGACGAGTATGACTCTCTCGGGTGCGCTCGGCGGCGTCGCCGGCGCGATATACGTCATGATGGTTCAGTACCGCTGGCAGTCCGGTATTCCGTCGTTCGGTTTCGACGGCATCGCCGTCTCTATCCTCGCCGGAAACAACCCGATCGGCATCATTCCGACGTCGCTGCTGTTCGGGGCGCTCAAAAGCGGGAGCCTCGCGATCAATTTCTCGCTCGGCGTGCCGACCGAACTCGTCGAGGTCATTCAGGGCCTGATCATCCTCTTTATCGCGATGCCCGAGTTCTTCCGCCTGATCGGCAAACGGTCGGGGTTCGGCTCCGACACCCCTGCGACCAGCGGAGGTGAGCAAGCGTGA
- a CDS encoding ABC transporter ATP-binding protein translates to MSADDESADGAGPGAAAVHLDGITKRFPGVVANDDVDFAVEQGTVHALVGENGAGKTTLMNVLYGLYEPTKGTVRIDGVRHEFDGPSDAMDAGIGMIHQHFMLVDTMTVAENVVLGNEPTKWGGFATDRSQAIEETASLAERYGFDLDPTAQIDEISIGEQQRVEILKALYRGADVLILDEPTAVLTPQEVEGLFDIFAELIAEGKTIIFITHKLGEALEAADDISVLRDGKLVGTVPADDTSEEELARMMVGRDVLLDLEKPDAERGDPILEVEGVSVEDDRGVPAVSDVDFAVHEGEVFGVAGVDGNGQSELIEAITGLHQPSIGTITFDGSQITTASRSDRIGMGMAYVAEDRQKRSLVMDYDLRRNGLLGCQRLPEFSNGFRIDWDSTEEYVDDVIDEYDVRPPDASADAHSFSGGNQQKFIVGREFERDPSLVVASQPTRGVDIGSIEFIHDRLLDLRADGTAILLVSSKLDEVRQLSDRLAVMHDGEIVAIVDPDAVSEEELGLLMAGERPDGISAESARIRGRESA, encoded by the coding sequence ATGTCTGCTGACGACGAGTCGGCCGACGGAGCGGGACCTGGCGCGGCCGCCGTCCACTTGGACGGGATCACGAAGCGGTTCCCGGGAGTCGTCGCGAACGACGATGTCGATTTCGCCGTCGAGCAGGGTACGGTCCACGCCCTCGTCGGCGAGAACGGAGCCGGGAAGACGACGTTGATGAACGTGCTGTACGGATTGTACGAACCGACCAAAGGAACCGTACGCATCGACGGCGTCCGCCACGAGTTCGACGGGCCCAGCGACGCGATGGACGCCGGTATCGGCATGATTCACCAGCATTTCATGCTCGTGGATACGATGACCGTCGCCGAGAACGTCGTGCTGGGAAACGAACCCACGAAGTGGGGCGGATTCGCAACCGATCGATCACAGGCGATCGAGGAGACGGCTTCCCTCGCGGAGCGGTACGGCTTCGACCTCGACCCGACCGCACAGATCGACGAGATCAGCATCGGCGAACAACAGCGCGTCGAGATCCTCAAGGCACTCTACCGTGGCGCCGATGTTTTGATACTCGACGAACCGACCGCGGTGTTGACACCACAGGAGGTCGAGGGATTGTTCGACATCTTCGCGGAGTTGATCGCGGAGGGAAAGACGATCATTTTCATCACACACAAACTCGGCGAGGCGCTGGAAGCGGCCGACGACATCAGCGTGTTGCGCGACGGGAAACTCGTGGGTACGGTTCCGGCAGACGACACCTCTGAGGAAGAACTCGCGCGAATGATGGTCGGCCGGGACGTGCTGCTCGACCTCGAGAAACCCGACGCCGAACGCGGCGATCCGATTCTCGAGGTCGAAGGAGTGAGCGTCGAGGACGACCGCGGTGTCCCGGCGGTTTCGGACGTCGACTTCGCCGTCCACGAAGGCGAAGTGTTCGGCGTTGCTGGGGTCGACGGAAACGGACAGTCCGAACTTATCGAGGCGATCACCGGACTGCACCAGCCCTCGATCGGAACGATCACGTTCGACGGCTCGCAGATTACAACTGCCTCGCGCAGCGATCGCATCGGGATGGGGATGGCCTACGTCGCTGAGGACAGACAAAAGCGCAGTCTCGTCATGGACTACGACCTCAGGCGAAACGGACTGCTCGGCTGTCAACGCCTGCCCGAATTTTCGAACGGGTTTCGAATCGATTGGGACAGCACCGAGGAGTACGTCGACGACGTGATCGACGAATACGACGTCCGACCGCCAGATGCCAGCGCGGACGCACACTCGTTCTCGGGCGGCAATCAGCAGAAGTTCATCGTCGGCCGCGAGTTCGAACGCGACCCCTCGCTGGTGGTCGCCTCCCAACCGACTCGCGGCGTCGACATCGGTAGCATCGAGTTCATCCACGACCGACTGCTGGACCTTCGGGCGGACGGTACGGCGATCTTGCTGGTGTCCTCAAAACTCGACGAAGTGAGACAGCTCTCGGATCGCCTCGCAGTAATGCACGACGGCGAGATCGTGGCGATCGTCGACCCCGATGCGGTCAGCGAAGAGGAACTCGGCCTCCTGATGGCCGGTGAAAGACCCGACGGTATTTCCGCCGAGAGTGCACGCATTCGGGGGCGAGAGTCCGCATGA
- a CDS encoding BMP family lipoprotein: MRRRTFLTSVGAGATAGLAGCLVNNGDDGSSEADITVGIVYSTGGLGDESFNDMANAGVERAVSEFGIDYEDAEPEEVSDMNEMQRQFARQDDIDLVCCIGYDHQTDLEQNAAEFSDQQFMIVDSMVDADNVINYVFREHEGSFLVGQLAGLLTETEYAHAGGESNPGESIIGFVGGRETSLIKRFEAGYRAGAEHVDEGIDVRDAYAGSFTDPATGQEIANGMYSDGADVVYHSSGNTGGGVFESAQSNGRFAIGVDDDQSVSSEDFSDVIVASMVKYVDNAVYESIQSVVEDDFSGGETNDLGLEEDGVDAVIGQDFEGELPGDITSSIEESRQQIIDGEIDVPTTTDDS; encoded by the coding sequence ATGCGACGACGCACATTCCTTACGTCAGTTGGAGCAGGAGCGACCGCCGGGCTAGCCGGTTGTCTCGTCAACAACGGAGACGACGGCTCGAGCGAGGCCGATATCACTGTTGGAATCGTCTACTCGACTGGGGGACTGGGTGACGAATCGTTTAACGACATGGCAAATGCCGGTGTCGAGCGGGCAGTCTCGGAGTTCGGCATCGACTACGAGGATGCCGAACCCGAGGAGGTCTCCGACATGAACGAGATGCAACGGCAGTTCGCCCGCCAGGACGATATCGATCTCGTCTGTTGTATCGGCTACGATCACCAAACCGATCTGGAACAGAACGCTGCGGAGTTCAGCGACCAGCAATTCATGATCGTCGATTCGATGGTCGACGCCGATAACGTCATCAATTATGTCTTCCGCGAACACGAGGGTTCGTTCCTCGTCGGTCAGCTTGCGGGCCTGTTGACCGAAACCGAGTACGCACACGCTGGCGGCGAGTCGAATCCCGGCGAATCGATTATCGGCTTCGTCGGCGGTCGGGAAACGTCGCTCATCAAACGCTTCGAAGCTGGGTATAGAGCGGGTGCGGAGCACGTCGACGAGGGCATCGATGTCCGGGACGCCTACGCAGGAAGTTTCACCGATCCCGCTACGGGCCAAGAAATCGCGAACGGGATGTACAGCGATGGCGCGGATGTCGTCTACCACTCCTCGGGCAACACGGGCGGCGGTGTCTTCGAATCGGCTCAATCGAACGGCAGGTTCGCGATCGGTGTCGACGACGACCAGTCGGTCAGCTCGGAAGATTTCAGTGACGTGATCGTCGCTAGCATGGTCAAATACGTCGATAACGCCGTCTACGAATCCATCCAGTCGGTCGTCGAAGACGACTTTTCGGGCGGGGAGACGAACGATCTGGGTCTCGAGGAAGACGGCGTCGATGCGGTAATTGGACAGGACTTCGAGGGCGAACTACCTGGAGACATCACCTCCTCGATTGAGGAGTCCCGTCAGCAGATTATCGACGGCGAGATAGACGTTCCGACCACTACTGACGATTCCTAG
- a CDS encoding nucleoside hydrolase encodes MSSTEPRRLILDTDTAGDDTQAILLAALSDRVSLEGVTICTGNVPFEYQVENAKYTLDLAGVADDVSVYEGARSPLLKEYDFAEYVHGEGGLGGELFPETGIESADEHAVDYIVRKARENPGELTLACIAPLTNLALALQREPDLPELLEDIWIMGGAVNTLGNITPAAEYNFWVDPDAARAVMDAFETTLVDWGVTVRDSLFEADVFEAVETMDTELAEFYLTITDAVREFNAQSEDDSLGADVTTQPDSMTLATLLEPDLIEEAATYYVEVDDRDGLTRGYSLVDELGVTDGVPRTRVVESVDGDRFERMMLDMYRHGDPHYSA; translated from the coding sequence ATGAGTTCGACAGAACCTCGACGGCTGATTCTGGATACGGATACTGCCGGCGACGACACGCAAGCGATACTGCTCGCGGCGCTCTCAGACCGCGTCTCGCTCGAGGGCGTCACGATCTGTACCGGAAACGTCCCCTTCGAGTACCAGGTCGAAAACGCCAAATACACGCTCGACCTCGCCGGGGTCGCCGACGACGTATCGGTCTACGAGGGCGCTCGCTCGCCGCTGCTCAAGGAGTACGACTTCGCTGAGTACGTCCACGGCGAGGGTGGTCTCGGCGGCGAGCTCTTTCCGGAGACTGGCATCGAGTCCGCCGACGAGCACGCGGTCGATTACATCGTTCGAAAGGCTCGAGAAAACCCCGGCGAGCTGACGCTGGCCTGTATCGCGCCGCTGACGAACCTCGCACTGGCTCTCCAGCGCGAACCTGATCTGCCGGAACTGCTCGAGGACATCTGGATCATGGGTGGAGCCGTCAACACTCTGGGGAACATCACGCCGGCCGCGGAGTACAACTTCTGGGTCGATCCGGACGCCGCCCGCGCGGTGATGGATGCTTTCGAGACGACCCTCGTCGACTGGGGAGTCACGGTTCGGGACTCGTTGTTCGAAGCCGACGTGTTCGAGGCGGTCGAAACGATGGACACCGAGCTGGCGGAGTTCTATCTGACGATCACGGACGCCGTCCGGGAGTTTAACGCACAATCAGAAGACGATTCCCTGGGGGCGGACGTCACGACCCAGCCGGATTCGATGACCCTTGCGACGCTGCTCGAGCCGGATCTCATCGAAGAAGCGGCCACCTACTACGTCGAAGTCGACGACCGCGATGGGCTCACGCGGGGATACAGTCTCGTCGACGAACTCGGTGTGACCGATGGCGTCCCTCGAACGCGCGTGGTCGAGTCGGTCGACGGCGACCGATTCGAGCGGATGATGCTCGATATGTATCGCCACGGCGATCCACACTACTCCGCCTAG
- a CDS encoding NAD(P)/FAD-dependent oxidoreductase: MKIAVIGGGIVGLSSAYALASRGGDVVVCEQGSIGSGSTERSVGGIRAQFSTPVNIDLSLESIPVWESFEERFGVDIEYRRTGYLFLGRNEETVQALEETVRLQRERGVPSELLEAGEIGRYCSGVRTEQFTAGSYSPTDGFVDPHLALGGYATACADAGVEIRTNEPVIDVLESTDGDRIVGVETATDRLEADFVVNAAGPWAGRVASIAGIELPIVPTRRQVAIVAPEEPVPEGDPLTVDLESGTYFRPERDGDALVGGNCPADSDRDDPRADPDTYGKSADFEWTAAALETVSRWTTRFGPDTRVKRGWAGLYAVTPDNHAIVEETSPGFITAGGFSGHGFQHAPATGELVAELVFDGAISLVDGSALSSDRFDRDEDRTERNVV, translated from the coding sequence ATGAAAATCGCCGTCATCGGCGGCGGAATCGTCGGGCTCTCGAGTGCGTACGCGCTCGCTTCGCGCGGTGGTGATGTCGTCGTTTGCGAGCAGGGATCGATCGGCAGCGGAAGCACCGAGCGGAGCGTGGGCGGCATTCGGGCGCAGTTCTCGACACCCGTCAACATCGACCTCTCGCTCGAGAGCATTCCCGTCTGGGAATCGTTCGAAGAGCGGTTCGGAGTCGATATCGAGTATCGGCGAACTGGGTATCTCTTTCTCGGACGGAACGAGGAGACGGTACAGGCGCTCGAGGAAACCGTTCGTCTGCAACGCGAGCGGGGCGTCCCCAGCGAACTTCTCGAGGCGGGGGAGATCGGTCGGTATTGCTCCGGCGTTCGGACCGAGCAGTTCACAGCGGGGAGCTATTCGCCGACAGACGGCTTCGTGGATCCTCACCTCGCGCTGGGTGGGTACGCGACGGCGTGTGCGGATGCGGGCGTCGAGATTCGCACGAACGAACCCGTTATCGACGTCCTCGAGAGCACGGACGGAGATCGGATCGTCGGCGTCGAAACCGCTACCGACCGACTCGAGGCTGATTTCGTCGTCAACGCGGCCGGTCCCTGGGCGGGTCGCGTCGCGTCGATAGCCGGCATCGAGTTGCCGATCGTTCCGACGCGACGACAGGTAGCGATCGTCGCGCCCGAGGAGCCGGTTCCGGAGGGCGATCCGCTGACGGTCGACCTCGAGTCAGGGACGTACTTCCGGCCTGAACGCGATGGGGACGCACTCGTCGGAGGGAACTGCCCGGCTGACAGCGATCGCGACGATCCGCGAGCGGATCCCGACACGTACGGGAAGTCGGCGGATTTCGAGTGGACTGCGGCCGCCCTCGAGACCGTCTCGAGGTGGACGACGCGTTTCGGGCCGGACACGCGAGTCAAACGCGGCTGGGCCGGTCTCTACGCCGTTACGCCGGACAATCACGCGATCGTCGAGGAGACGAGTCCCGGCTTCATCACGGCTGGCGGATTCTCCGGGCACGGCTTTCAACACGCGCCTGCGACGGGCGAACTCGTCGCCGAACTGGTGTTCGACGGGGCGATATCGCTCGTGGACGGGTCGGCGCTCTCGAGTGACCGGTTCGATCGGGACGAAGACAGAACCGAGCGAAACGTCGTGTGA